TGCTCCGGCGTACCCATGGAAGCTTTTACCTCCTGCACGTCCACATCGGTAATGCAATGGGCGCCTTTGCGCATTTTGTCCTGGAAGATTTCCGCAATACGGCTTTCAATGTCGCTTACGATCTCATCTGCGCCGTCCTCCTGAGAAAAGTATCGCTTCAGGCTGTCGAGATACTGTCGCAGTATCTCGTAGGCGCTATCCTCTATGGGTATCAGGCGGGAGGAGAGGTTTATATTGATGATCTTTTTCATTTCGAAAGGTGATTTAGGTTTTAGGTCTGCTGACTTTATTCGGATGGAGGATTTTGTGTTAATTGATGAACCGCGTTCGCCAGTTCGTTCCATGTGTTTTCAAGGTCTTTATAGAAAGCTTCCCCTTTGTCGGTCATGGAAAAGTACTTGCGGGGCGGGCCGGAGCTGCTTTCTACCCATCGGTAGGTAAGGAACTCAGCGT
This genomic interval from Chitinophaga horti contains the following:
- a CDS encoding PadR family transcriptional regulator — protein: MLEFCILSIIKQGEAYPSDIIEKMKEAKLDILEGTLYPLLTRLKNAEFLTYRWVESSSGPPRKYFSMTDKGEAFYKDLENTWNELANAVHQLTQNPPSE